The region GCTATTTGTACTTAAAAAATGATAGGAACcgattttcaataataataataatatttaaaatattattaacgGATACGATACTCCAAATTAAATGACAGACTTAAAACACAGGTCTAATGAAACCTCTTTTTAGAAATAACAAGTCCAACAAGCGTGAAATTAGAAAGCTTCCGTGCCATTACTCTTGTGGGGAACATTGTGAACTTAAAGGTACCCTGTcgagttttcttgtaaataaacaaacttatataattactagggctgtcaaagttaacgcgataataacgcattaacgcaaatttgttttaatgccactaatttctttaacgtatttaCGCAATCAATCTTCCGGTGGTTCtagcgggctccgttttaaagctagagtgaagatactggcatcatatgaaactacaaaacctaaggaatccatactAACATGTCGCgtatgaggttaaataacgctccaaacttgcacaaaattttggcaaggaaaaactgtcatggccattttcaaaggggtcccttgacctctgatctcaagatatgtgaatgaaaatgggttctatgggtacccacgagtctcccctttacagacatgcccactttatgataatcatatgcagtttggggcaagttatagtcaagtcagcacactgacacactgacagctgttgttgcctgttgggctgcagtttgccatgttatgatttgagcatatttttttaagctaaatgcagtacctgtgagggtttctggacaatatttgtcattgttttgtgttgttaattgatttccagtaataaatatatgcagacatttgcataaagcaacatatttgcccactcccatgttgataagagtattaaatacttgacagatctccctttaaggtacatttggaacagataacaaaatgtgtgtttaatttgcgattaattgcgattaactgtggaccatcatgcgattaatcacgattaaatattttagttgattaaatcaaattccttaaataatttacaaagccagtttaaaaaaaaaaaaatgtaaacctgCATTGATCACTAGCTAGCAGCGTTCCTCTTTAATGCCTTTTGTTGGCTCCGTTTTTGgtgcattactgccaccaaCTGTCATCATTGGAATAGCCTGAAGCTAGCATCATGAAAGCATGTACATAGGCGTCTTTGTGCGTTTGCATAAGATACAAGAAACAGATTGGAGACCCACTCACAAAAACACTGCTCAAATAGTGCTGCTAGTGGACAAAtactccacagggtacctttaagaCAAAGTGGAGGAAAATAGTGTTCTGTCTGGAACTGAATTTCCCTTTATCTAATACAATCTGTTGGAAACTGTATCATGTCTGCCTACATCCCTAATGAGCTCTGAGAGCAGCCACAGGTGAGCCCAATCAGCATGCAATCAGTGCTCCCTATAAGTAGGAGTGGAGGAGAAGAACATTTCTCCGTTTGCCCTATTACCAGCCATACCTGATCCCCTGCCTCCAGCCCTCACCACTATGCTCACCTTAACACAATCCTTTATATTAGAAAGTCCCACATCATTTGAGGTTTTATAAACAAGGACTCTGTCTGTCATACCTTTGCTGGGCTGGTTGTCCTGTAGGCTGTGAGAGTCCAGAAAAACGCCGCTGTCACTTTGGAGCTTTTCTCCCTCTGGAGACGCTCCCAACTCAGCTGCTCGGGCCTTAGAAAGAGCCCTCTTCTGTTTACATGATCTCCAGCTGAGAGGAGCAGAAGAAAACAATGTCAGTTAAGCTACCCACAGGGAGCTATTTTTCATTGCAGGGCCAATCGTATCATCTTTATTACTTCCATTTAAGGACCAGGACCCGTCCctagtgaaaactcaccatttatAAGCCACATAAAGAAGCAGGCCCAGCACCACGGCAGCCAGGACAGACACATAGGCCAGAATGTTGTTGTTGCCTCCCTCGTCCTGCGGGGTAAACTTGGGCACACCAGGGGAAGTACTGGTCTCCCCCACCTCAACATCTGTCCAGCTAGGAGCATCAGACCCACCCAGAGGAGGACGAGACAGAATGTGCAGCTTCTTATCTGTtgagattgaaaaaaaaaggagagacgTGTCAGCGGCAACTGTATCTTTGCATCTGCACATGTGCacatcagaaacacatttgGGTTGCATAAATTAGGGCCTGAAATAATTCCACAGAAGCCTGTACGCCTGATGTAATGATAGCCTCAGTCATTCCGGTCCCCTGGGGTTTTGAAACCTTTCATTCCCCCCGTTTCCAGCCTCGTTCTGCCTCCTGCGGTCTGCCTATTTTAGGTTCAAACGCTACACGGTACTGTGCTGACCTCTCAGGGGTCAAAGGGTCATGACATATGGACCAAGAGTGTGTACAGATGACCTTACTCCTGGAGAGCGAGTGTAGCCATTTGGGAGCGAGTAGACTAGTTGTCAGGGTCAGCAGCCTCCCTTGGCCTTAAGGTTCTTGGGGGGCAGTTAACCTTAAGACCTGTCAAGCTCCTACCAATTGGATTACAGCACTTAAGTGGGCTCTTTTCTCACTCCTCATGTTTCTCAGCTCAGAGTGTTACAGAGTGTTCAGATGAGGTGTGGATGCAGGTGTTGACCACATGTCCTTGGATTCTCACAGACCCTCCCACTCCCTGTCACCCTCCCTTTAGCTCattcttttatctttttatgttttactaTTGCTGCCTTCCCCTGCATTAGATATTTAAGGGAAAGGCTGGCACTACTACTGGAAAATCCCTTGAAAAACCAAAACCAACGATGTATTAGTCCGTCTTTCGATACTTTTCAATTTCCTTACGCCCATTTGTTCCTAGTGAAGACATACATTCTTTAAAAACTGGTTACAATTTCCTGTTTTAAACAGTAGGGACGGTAGTTTTTAGCAATctttactcaaacaggagtaaattgtgtttgttgtggACTATTTTCAGTTGCGTATTTGGTGCGCTAGTAAgaatttacagcagcaggacaatGACTGTAGGATTGATTCAAAATGAACTGTTTGTTTGTAGGATCAATTTATTGTGGTTTCTTGTCCTTTAGagacgattaatcgattagttttcaactattaaattaatcgccaactatactttctggtttctttactcctctatgacagtaaactgaatatctttgagttgtggacaaaacgagacatttgaggacatcatcttggactttgggaaacactgatcgacagttttcaacattttctgacattttatagaccaaacaactaatcagattagcaagaaaaaaatgtaacaatgaaaataatagttagttgcaaccctcgtgtcttttcatgggatttgttgacttTTATAGAATGTCACCAAACTCATATTTAAAAACCCAATGTATGTTCTGAGTCTAACTCTTCCTTCCAACTCACCCATGCACAGCGTGTCAGAGTTGGGCATGCAGTGTCGGATCTCCACCTCGCTGTCGGAGCACTGGGTGCAGGTCTGGCAGGGTTTGGTGCTGATATGCTCCTCAGAAAATGTTCCCCTGCTACAGGTCTGGCAGTTTGTGTCTCCCTGTGGGCCACACTCCCGGAGAGCACCCTGGCCAAGAGTGCATTTGGAGCACGGGGCACACAGGCCGTGGTCGCTCAAAAGAAGTAGCCGTTGTCACATTCACATTGGGTGTCTTGAATGGCAGAGCAAGAGGCAAACATGGGAACACTGGGTGGGCATTTGGCGCAGGGACGGCAAGGACCAAGGCCTTCGGATATGGAAAACTTTcctggaaaaaacagataacaATATCAGTGTCAGTATGGAGAAACTGTGTTTCTCTCACACATATCAGAGATGAATGATGAGACGTTGCCGTTTAAATCTTCCAGCCTCTTGCACAGATGACAGACATAATGATAAGGCAGGTGAAACATACTCTACATTGGTGCAGTAACATTAGATTATAATTGCTTACCCTGTGGGCATGGTGTGCACTTGGTATCCTCTTTCCCACACTCCACCTCCACTCCGAAGCCAGCGGGACACAGACTGCAACACTGGCCCGATTCAGTGAACTGGCCGCTGGCACAGGCATCTCCAAGAGTAAcctacagtaaataaaatgacaGTCAGATAAAATACCACCACTGTGTGACTAAACAAATACTATCTTATGTCTTAGAATCAGCAGTCACGGGGTTCATATTTAACTTATGGGGCCGCCAAACAAGAAAACCACAGaagagtttttttctttgtccaaGGAGTTTTCTCCTTTACACCACATGTGGGaagaaaatcacacacacacatcccgcCCCTGTGCAACTGAAGAAGCGGGGAACTGGGCGAACTGAAAATggccttttttttatctttctatCTGCTTCAGTTTTCACCCTTAAAGTGCTCTGAGTCCTTATCTGCAAGTGGGTAATGGAGAGCCCAGCTTGAGTTATGACATGAGGGATAGATCAGACATTCCTAACGGCCTGTGCAGCGGGGCTGGTGCCTGTCAGGAGTGGCTGGCTTTAATCAGATGGCTTTAGACCAGTGGAAAGAATAAGATATAAAGGGGGTGAAGGAAAACACTCCgaaaaggaggaaggaagaagtAAAAAGAGCTTCCGCCCTCCCACTTGTTCCAAATCAGTGCGAATGAcaatgtgtgactgtgtgtgtgaatacagtgtatgtgtgtgtatttcttgacatcagaaggaggcggggggtgggggggcgggggggttaTAAAGGAGACGGTTCCAGCCCCAGGCGAGGGTGTCAGTTAACCAAGGCTGCCCAGCATGCAAGTGTCTGTTTGGGTGAGAGAGGGCCTTTGAAGTCGCAGGTGTGTCTATGCGAAGGTCAGTATTTCGCTAACTCCCTCTGAAAGATGGCATCTTAAACATGCACACATTGAAGGCCCGCTCCGCCCGGGGGCTAACAAGAGCAAACAGATGTCTAACAACTAACCTCCTGCAAAGGGGAAAAGTAACAGCTAAACAAGCCACGgatgtctctctttgtctctgaaGTCTGCCAACAAACACGTGTAACGTGTAGGGACCTGTAGAGCCTCCAACAAAAAGGCCatcagcagaaacacacacacacacacacacagacacacacaccgtaCCATGCCCCCAGTCGCAAAACACTGAAATGTTCCATGCTGATGCTACAGGAGGAACAGCTTTGAAACGGGGCTCGCCTCGGTCCAAAAACAACAGCCAGTTTTTTACTGCGGCACTCACAGAGGAGCCTGATGATATCTGAGCAGCAGCCACAGAACCCAGATCAGAGGTATTAAGGTGTCGGGGTGGTGGGATCCAGCAGGCAGGAACCAGTAGGATGTTTGGAGTTGGCAGACTGTGACCGAGCCTGGACCGTAATAACTTGTAGCACTGGTAACTCTGGTTGATCGTCTCCATGTGACAGATGGAATACTAACCAACCTCTTAGCCCTCAATCTATGCTTTGATAAACATTTGGTGACAGTAgctctgtaatttatttttacctCCAGCTTGGATTTCTGTCGTTTCATAAAGCCTGGTGGAGCTCTGTAAGCCTGCCTGGAGGGCAGGAACCGCCAAAGGTTTGGCACTTCACCCAGAGGTGCCCGGTGCACAATGAAATCTTTAGTACATGCCCTCACTAGAGACGAGTGGGAACAGTGATCTACTCAGTGGAGGTATGACATTGGTATGACAATGGTAAGTCATTATCTACTATTAGTGTTTATTGGTATGAGAAAATATGTGCAATTAATATTTATTACACTTAATACTGTAATGAATCAATAAAGTTTACACTGTATGATTCCAAACTTCATACTGTAATGAATCAAAAAAGTTTACACTGTATGATTCCAAACTATCATTAGAGAAAATTAGACATAATAAcccataattaaataaaaaagtgagtTATGCTTCCTtccttttatgctttttttagGTTTTGTAACATCAGAGGACAAAATCAAACTTGCTTAAATGTACTTTAGTGGTACATAAATCAACAAAATCCTACTTTGGTGTAATATAATTTGCATGCACCAAAGAGTATGTAGTCTTCAGAGAGTCTGGAGGGAAAggaggggatggggggggggggggggggggggctgcagTTGCTTTTTCCATTTAGGTAAGAAGCTGCAATCTGAAGGGATTCCCCAGTGAGAACAGACGGACCACCGAGGAGCACTGCTCAGTGCTTTCAATGGGGCTCTCAACTCCACCACGGCTGCCGGAGTCACTCAGTCATCgcggatcacacacacacacttcatttcAGCCTCCTCTGTGCCTGAGACATTTTCTGTGCCCTTTTGAAGTGAGACCACTTTTGAAGCACGTAGGCTGGAGTTTTAATCTAATCTGCgtgaaaaataaacacacaaaaggatgctctctctctctctctgtgtgtgtgtgacgacaGTGACCCCGTGAGCCTTCACGAGCTGGCTGTGACGACGgctacacacacagaggtatTTGAGCAGCCTGAGCTGAGGGAAAGTTGTCAAAAAGCTGCACATCCATCCCGTCTGCACTGATTACTGTCATTAGTAGACAGGGAGCATGAGGGACAAATTAAAGGACGCACATGGGtttctcgttttttttttcaggcagaAATGCTCACCCACAACTAGGATCTTAAATCAAACATGACAGCGTTTGTTAACCTTTTATCTACTGATTTTCAACTCCCACTAAAGAGCTGAGAGGTGGTTCAAATTCCTAAATGATGCTGAAGTCTGCCCCCCAAAGAAATGTGCTTAACTACTCTATGGAAATTCAAATGACTGTGGTAATAAACTAAAGTACCcccccacctacacacacacacttaaacacacacacacacacacacgcacacacacaccaccaccacaaacTGGGAGAAAATTGTGATAATTGCTTTGCTCCGGATATCCAGACCCCAGAAAGCTGGGCCACATTTTCACCAGGAATTGTCGTAAGCAACAAATATGGCAACATGTACAAGGAAATGCAGGCAAAATGAGTGAAGACTGTCCTCACATACTGTAGGACACAATCACCTCCTGCACTAAAAACACCCAGTGAGTAATAAGAGAATCATTTGCCAACACAAATACTTTTCGGTGGACTAAAGCGACTTGAAAAGTCACTTTGCTCTGCTTGTTTGAAAAAACAGCATCTTAGATTTCAAACAGAAACCCTTTTGACATCACACCCCATATAATAGGAAAGAGATACACATCTTTCTAAGAGCTCTGAAGTTTTATCTAAATACTTTGATCTAACAAAAGTGCTTTGACTCCGAGGAGCGTGTCCAAACATGACTACAAGCCCCATGGGCTTTTTGAGGTAGATGAGTGTCAAATTATTGTCTACAACTGTGGAGTCAAGGGCCTTCTTTTCACACTGATCCCGGCTTAATAATATGCTATGAAATGCCACTGAGGCTATAATTTGTtcataaaatacatcatttatcAGCTGGGTGGGTGCATAATCTTGGTTAATTGTGTGCTCctgtgttttgttcttttggTTCCTTCTCTCATAGTGTCTGCACATACATATACTGCCAGGATATGTTTTGTGAAAGTCTGTGtagatgtaataataataataataataataatacatttatttatatagcacttcctcaaaacagatgttacaaagtgcttcacaagacaataaaagcagataaataaagtaaaagatatggtaactgttaaaacagaacatcagacaataaaagcagatagagtAAAACACATATGGTAACATGTACAGTAGGTAACTATAggccacagtccaaagacaagCAGCAAAATACCTTCACTTTGGTTCAGTCATAAGAGACTTTACAAAGAAAGACAGGATGAGATTGAATCTGAAGTCTCCTCTCACTCTTTCCACAGTGATTTGCCAGCTATACAGAATGACAACAAACACATTGACCAACaggggctgtgtgtgtgacacagcaAGCCTTAATGAAATATGGCTCTGTGGTGTAAAACACATTTCCTTTGGGAACAATGGTGTAATAAGACTCAGCTCGGCGGGTGAAGCTCACAATGGCTGCTTATTATGGTGTTATGATGAGAGTGAGAAATAAGAAATCAGCACATGATATTGAGTAATGGAagttacatgtgtgtgttggtaaaAGCAGTAAATTAACTTTTTGCTTACGTTTAACAGCAGAAGCGCGCAGATGACAAACAGTCTCATGTCTGCAGTCTCCAAAAAGTCCTCCTTTGACTTCCAGACAGATTGGTGCGTCTTAGTTTTCAGTCTGCAGACTCAACAATCGCATAAAAAAGTGGCATTAACAGTTCCACTTCTGTAAATCTAAACGTGACACTAAAACAAAGCAACTTGTTGGTTccgcagacagacaggaaaagtTCGCTCATATAGTCCAGTAGAGATCAGATGTGTTTTTACGCAGCTTCAAAGCGCGCAGTAATCCGCAGATTCTCCCATTTGCTTCCTTCAATGCATCCTCCCAGGCTGATACCGTGTAAGTTAACACAAAGTTTCTTCTGTTTCAGCTGGCAGGATGCACGGACAGCCACCTCTTCCCACAGCTTTGCAACAGAtgaggcaggaaaaaaaaatgtcccagtGCGAGCAGCTTCTCCAGCCCTCTCCAGATCTCCTGGGCCTTttctcctcccatctcctcAGCTTTCATAgcagctctctgattggctgcatcACTGCTTGTAATAGAAGAAGTACAATCAGCTCTGacttttacagtatgtgtgtgctcATATGACTGTTATACCATCATACCTGCTGCTGGAATCAACAAATAGATGAAAATATTaccttatattatattattattattatattattattatattattattatattattattatattattaattatgaaaaatacatgaataaatagataaaataccAGTggaatattgtaaaaaaaaaaaagtaggccACAttgtacaaatttgaggtacttgtactttacttgagtatttccatttgatgccACTATTTTTCTTTACACTACATTAATTTGTCAGCTACAAAAACTTTGCAAGCATATTGTATTGTTATGTATTAAACTACCtaacattatataaaatacttaaaatatattactttgacattaaagcatcagtagtcaaaactcacctttttagaactgcttttaatgtgtaattaatattgtgtgtttttatatttttatatttctatgatgtccttgtttttatgataattttatctgtgtaaagtgtctttgagtatccagaataatataaataaaatgtattattactattatttattagtaataataattgagtaatataatgtataatgtatatcaCTCATAGTTGTTTTactgcagtacttttacttttaaaacacTAAGTACGTGTTGCTTCATGTATCTTTACTTTAGTCACATTTTCAATGCTGGACTTTCAATGCTGGGAGCAGCGATATAATAGAAGAAGTACAATCAAGTCTgactttacagtatgtgtgtgtgattatatTATATCTGCTCATATGACTGTTATACCATCATACCTGCTGCTGGAATCAACAAATAGATGAACATATTACCAAGCAGTAATGTATGGAGGcccaaaatgaaaaaatacatgaataaatagacAAAATACCAGtggaataatgtaaaaaaaaacaaaaagtaggCTCGATTGTACAAATTTGAGatactttcatttcattttttcatttaaaaatatttttcgaacatgtagaatacaaaaaaataaagaaaataaaaataaagaaaaagaatgatcataccaacaagtggacagtcagaaacaagtagtatttacatacaatgaaaagcacaagaaaaataaattgtcaaacacttgatgccttgatttacacaTTCGAAAAGGCTTGTACTTTTTCTCTACACTACATCAATTTGTCAGCTACAAAACTTTGCAAGCATATTGTATTGTTACGTATTAAAATACCtaacattatataaaatacataaaatattactttgatattaaagcatcagtaataataattgagtaatataatgtataatgtatatcaCTCATAGTTGTTTTACTGCAGcgcttttacttttaaaactcTAAGTACATGTTGCTCATAATGCTTCATGTATATTTACTTTAGTCACATTTTCAATgctggacttttacttgtaatggtgTATTTCTTAAGTATCTCAATACTTTCTTTACCACAGCAAAATATGTAAAAGAACCATGAAATAGTGatataacatattataaaatgcTGCTTCCTTTCACAATAACATTTTGTCTCTATTTACTCATaggaatatttgttttattatgtcttatttatctatttgtttaatgtttaacaCTTTGGGTCAAAGTAATATAGCATAATCGTTGCTGGCAGTGTTGGAAAGTGATTAAGTATGTTTACTCAAGTattgcacttaagtacaattttgagatactttacttgagtaattaTTTCTGAATTATGACATCTTAAATTTctggttactttgcagattcagattattaatacaaaataaaatcaaatatcaatattttttttttttttttatagattatACTACCCAGCTTTATATAACATAgctaataataatgtaatgaaatgcaccattctgcataatgagtactttaacttttGGTACTCTCAGTATATTTGAATGCTATTACTTTTGTACGTTTACtcaaataacattttgaatgcttttatgtgtaacaaagtatttctacactgtgatATTGCTAACTCTGCTTGAGTAAAAGGTCTGAGTTCTCTGGTTGCTGAGACCTCAAGGTGTCATGTTGGAGTTAAAACATATATTAAAGAATTGGAATAGatcaa is a window of Sebastes umbrosus isolate fSebUmb1 chromosome 11, fSebUmb1.pri, whole genome shotgun sequence DNA encoding:
- the nradd gene encoding LOW QUALITY PROTEIN: tumor necrosis factor receptor superfamily member 16 (The sequence of the model RefSeq protein was modified relative to this genomic sequence to represent the inferred CDS: inserted 1 base in 1 codon), which codes for MRLFVICALLLLNVTLGDACASGQFTESGQCCSLCPAGFGVEVECGKEDTKCTPCPQGKFSISEGLGPCRPCAKCPPSVPMFASCSAIQDTQCECDNGYFFXSDHGLCAPCSKCTLGQGALRECGPQGDTNCQTCSRGTFSEEHISTKPCQTCTQCSDSEVEIRHCMPNSDTLCMDKKLHILSRPPLGGSDAPSWTDVEVGETSTSPGVPKFTPQDEGGNNNILAYVSVLAAVVLGLLLYVAYKCWRSCKQKRALSKARAAELGASPEGEKLQSDSGVFLDSHSLQDNQPSKGTKRDSKQDNRQYINLPPHRQEEVERLLQEGGGRGWRQLGAALGYEPEQLDLFGHGEAPAHTLLSNWAQKEGCTLGPLCSALARIERPDVVTALNCPTQGVSLV